DNA from Ziziphus jujuba cultivar Dongzao chromosome 2, ASM3175591v1:
aaaaaagaaaataatttattaaagatTTTGAAGTGGTTCAAAAGAATATCTAGATGACAGCGAATCAGGAAACAGATTCATAACGGACTTAACTTTACCCGAACAAGCAGAGGATTGGGATTTTAATCTCTGCCGCCACTAAATATCGACCAAATGCAACTCTTACTTAAATAGTAGGCCACTCTTCAGCAATAGTTTTCATTGAGCATAATTGCGATAGTTCACTCATATATCACTACTGCCTGTGAAATAAGCAAAGATATTATTGTTTTAGTGTCAAGAAATGAATATCAGAATACTTACTACCAAGTTAAATATTTTGCTTACCCAGTTGGTCATATAAAAATGAAGGTAATACACTGATTAGAGAGACTGGGCACAACCTTTATGACCTCAGAATGTTTGCAATTGTTTTAGGACACAGTAAACCAAGTTTCTTCTGTAACAGGTCTGACCATGGTCCACTGGTGTTTGATGCCAATCCAGTGTTGGTGAGGAGGATCAAATTAAGCATACTCCACCATACTTTTACTCTGCTTTATGCCGTGTCAAATTTCActtctttcttttaaattatcattGTAACTACAAAATGCTCCACATCAACCTGGTGCAATATGAAAGTAATGAATTATGAAAATGTGatgaaacaaacaaacaaattagaaaTTTGTGTGCTTTTAATATGTCCAAATTTTACACAAAGTTGGTAAGGGAAACTGTTGTATTTACCTATTATACGAGAACTCGCAAAATTGTacatccaaatttttttaaccaaactcAGTTAATTAGCTCAAGTTTGTTTCATGCTTCAATCTTCAAATACGATATGGACACtgaaaaagacaaaatatataagaactggtaataaaaaaaaaagaaaataaaaaaaagagagaaggatAATTACCATTATGACATTCCTTTCTTACAAAAATTGTGATATACGAAActtgttaaatattttccaattacATCCTGCACTGGATACACATACAAAGTTGAAATCAAAGGTGATCAGAAAATTCTTCTAATTTGTCacagaaagaaaaacaattaataagAATAAGTAGAATGGTGTATGAACAAGTACCTAGAAAGTTAGAGGATTGAGAATCAACATTTAAAGTAGTTGATTTCAAGATTAACTCTGGGATTTGAGCACCCTTAGAAAAATACTCACCTATATCTCTTTTGCATCTTTTGAATACGATGGGACAACCTTATTATAAGATCCCATTATCCATTTTCCAATCGAAACAGCACTCGGCTAATCTTTTACCATCTAGTCAGCAGCAGTAGAATAATATGAAAGTTCATTTGAGCATACGAGAAGAAGGTCAAATTAGCCAGTCCAACAAGATGAcagcttaaaaaaagaaaattaccttGCTTCGTTAATGACTTTGAATTGAATATACTACACAGATTCAATCGACCATCACTCTATCCACCATATATAGCAGTCACATTCGTTCACCATGTACTCTGCAGCATCGTACCATGCTTCCTGTAAGTATACAACATCAAAACATCATTATGTGGTGTCTATATATAAGCAGGTACCTAGAAAGTTTGAGGACTAAGAATCATTAACTGAAGTAGTTGATTTCAAGATAAACTCCAAGATGTGAGCAACTTTAGACAAATCCTCACCTGTTTCTCTTGGGCATCTTTCAAATAAGTGAGACAATCTTTGATCTGCAATTGGTGTAAAGAGGTAAACTGACTAATTCCTTGGGGCAGTGTTATCAAACTTAAGCATCTTCTAGAATGGAGTGGATAGAGGGATTTGAGGTTGCTCATCCATTCTGGAATTGCAACcaaattttcacctttttttttttactgcaaGCTGGTAACATGTTGAAGCCCCTCAGGGAGAGTCTTCATCTGAGGtaatttattttccaaatgGAGCATCTGTAGACTTTTAAGAAGTTGCTACACAAACTGATCATCAGATTCTGCCATGTCAAGTTGTTGGCAGTCACCAATCACTAAATGTTCATTTATGGTATGAATGCTGAATGatgaatattttcttatttttatttttatttgtttgttgcaTTTGTTTGTTGCATTAATAGGAGTAATTAATAGGGATTAACCAGTCTCCAATCATTCAGGTCAACCTGGTGGTTTTAcaattaggacttcatggttctTGGTTTTACACTGAAAGAAGAACCATGTTGCTAAAACCATCAGATCTACCAAATTAGATATTGAAGAATGATTCTAATGGGAATACTTACCATTATTAAGTTCTTTTGTTGGAAAACTATGGTATCACGATCCTGTTAAACACGTTCCAATTGCACCCTGTGTATATTCAAAGTTGACAAAGCTgagaaattgtttaaaattaaattctagcaagaaaaaaaagataaataagtaaataaagaaCATTACGTACCTAGAAAAGTAGAGGTGGTTCGGggaaccatcatcatcatcatctgaaATAGTGGTTAAGTTCAAGATGAAATTAGGGACATGAGCAACCTTAGGCCAATGCTCGCCTATATCAGTTTGACATGTTTTGAACAAGATCGGACAATCTACAATCTCCAGTGTGTGTAAAGATGTGAGGTGACGTATTCCTTGGGGCAATGATGTTAAATTTGGGCAAGCATGAATCATAAGTGCATCGAGAGATTTGAGGTTGGTCATCCACTCTGAATCAATACTAATCAAATTGCTGCAGTAATCAATCGTAAGTTTTTGCAAGCTCGTAAGATGTTGAACCCCTTGAGGCAGGTGAGTCCTCAACTGAGGTAAAAATGACAAATCCAGTGCACGTAGACTTGTGAGGGCTTCCCAGAAGTTAGGGTCACCAACATCATTAAACATGTCAAGTTGTTGGCAACCCTGaattctcaaattttcaagTGAGGAAGCAAGCTGTTGAATACCAGGAGACAAAGACGTCAAGTTATTGCACTCCATGATACCTAAGCTTCGGATACAAGTGAGGCATTTGAACCATTCTGGAAGAGACTGTAAATCTTCAATATCGGAAAGAGAAAGTAAGCTCAAATTGGAGAATGTGGATGCGGTCAGTACTGCCAGGTGGAATGGCTTCCATGTATTGTTCTGCACCGCCAAACTTTTTATGTTTGGGGACAGGGGCAAAAAGCTCAACTTTGGACACTTAATAATAACTGAATGACAGAGACGTGGAAGTGAAAGTGAGAAGTGATCATTCATTGATACGCCATCTTTGCCATTATTAATATCCGTCGTCCTCCACCATCCCTTTAGATTGGGCAAAAGGGTAAATTCCAACATTTCCAACGCCGGCAGTAAAACTGACGTCCTAGATGGCTCAGGGGGGCCGTTTGAAATGTACTCTAGACCAAGCATGTTGCCTAGTTTCAGTTTCTTTAGAGAAACCAATCCATTTAGTGGCGGCAAATACTGGCATTTTAGACTATTTTTCAGGAACAAATATTCAAGATTTGCATGTGATGGAAGCCAACTTGGAAACTCCACACCCTCGTAGTATTGCAAACACAATTCCTTCAAATTTGGGTGAGGCTGGAGGCCTTCCAGTGTTGCTTCATATTCCACATCCTTCAAATAACTTGGTAAatgtaaatcataatttaaatttatatgaccATCAAATAAATCATCACACAATTTAGCataataataattcacataCCAACATAGACATAAACTGCAAAGATGTTGTTTATCCTTTAAATTTGCAGCCTTACTATCTTGATCTCCATTTCCTAAGTTGATAATACTCAACTTTCCTCTAATATTGTTTAGTCCCATCAAGTCACTTAGCTCACCCACCTCATGATCACAACTGTGCTTGGACTTAATAGTAGTATGGCTAGTGCCTTCCTTCAATACGAACCGTGATAATGTCTGAAGGTTAGTCAGTTGACCAAGTCCACCTGGCATATGAGTCAGACTGGTGCACATATCAATCTCAAGGCTTACAAGGTTGACTAGCTTGTTCAAGTCTCGTGGTAATTCTTGGAGCTTCGTGCAATACGAAAGTTTCAACGTTTGCAAATTATAAAGCATCGTAATAGAATCCGGCAACATCTTGATGTCTTCGTTTTCGGATAGGTCAAGATACCTTAGATGCTTCAACTTGCCAATACAATTTGGCACTATCTTAATCCCTAAACTGTGAAGATCCAATAAGCGGACAGACTTGAAACTTGatacaattacatcacaaaCTGATTGACCACGTCTTCCCTGAATTTTACGCGATGATTGACGAAGCCAAAGAATTGTTCGAATCTTGTTTGCTTCGAGCAATGTAGTTGGAACTTTCTCTGATGAATCTAaatgaaaatcaaaagaaaCATGACGAGTGACTTTGttgaaattactttttttatttgtttccagAACAGCATACATTGCTTCTCCCACTTGCGTTGCAAGATCATGCATGAGGTCATGCATTTTGCATGTTTTACTgccttcatcatcttcttttaaTTCTTGAAAGAATGATCTCCAAAGTAAATCCATAAAGTACTCATGGCCAACCTCTACCAAAGACTTAGTTGAATCTAATGTCTTAACAAATCCTAGTGCCATCCaaagatttattagcaaattTACATTGATTTGATGACCCTTTGGAAAGAGTTTACAAAAGGCAAAACAACGTTTCAAATCTGCTGGGAGATTATCATAACTAAGTTTAAGGGTTGGCAAAATATCATTTCCTTCTTGAGGGATCTTTGAAAATTCCATTTTGAAGAAGGATGACCATTCTGTTTCtggatttttaaaatacaaCATCCTTCCTATTGTCCTTATGGCAAGAGGAAACCCCCCACATTTTTCAATAACTTCCTTCCCAATTACTGCgatattgtaattttttggcTCTTCTCCATGATTAAAAGCCACCTTTTTAAATAGAGCCCAAGATTCATCTTAATTTAATCTCCCCAGAATATATGGCTTCATGCTACTTGTAATCTCTCCAACCACAAGACTACGAGTAGTTATAATTATTCTACTCCCCTTTCTacaatttgataataaaattttcaaacttagCCATATTTCACGGTTTTCATTCCATACATCATCTAGTATAAGGAGATATTTTTTTCCACTTATTTCTTTTTGAAGCACCTTTTGCAATTGATCTATCTCCAAGTTTTCCAAGCCCTTATTAGTTGCAGACTTAATAATTTTCTCAACaagtaattttatattgaaactTTGAGATACATACACCCACATTCTCAAATCAAAATGCTTTTCAACCTTCTCATCATTAAACACTACCTGAGCAAGTGTAGTTTTTCCTAGCCCTCCAGTACCAACTATGGGAATTACCCCTACATTCTCTTCAATTTCGGCATCCATCAAATATTCTATGATTGCCATTCTGTCTCTATACCTCCCTATAACTTCCTCTTCAGGCACATAAGAGTGAGTAGGCTCTCTCCCTCTAGTCACAACTCTAGTCTCTTCGGGTCTTTCCTCCAGATGGAAGTTTCTATCATCTCTAATGGTAGTTAGTTTTTTCTTAATAGCTATTATTTTGTGACCCAACTTGTGTCGAAAAGCAACTTGCTTTGAGGCTGAGAAGAAAGAACATACCTACTTGGTCATTTCATTTCCAAGCATTCCTTGTTGTTGCAAAGCTGCCTTAGTATTGAACTCATCCATCAAGTCATCAGCTTCACAAACAGCATCTTCAAGCCTCTTGAGCCAAGATCTGACCTGATGGTTATGGGTCTGCATCTCCTCTGCATCAAGAAGTACAGCTTTTATTGTTGACATGGTTTCTTCAAGTTCCAAAAGCTCATCCTTTACGCTCCAGAGCAATCCGATTTCTTGCACAGCTGCAGAAGCTAACCTCCCAATGATCTCATCGGTAATGCTAGATAGGACAATATCCGCCATTGGCTTGTTGGACAGgcaaaaagaaagatgaaattGTTTTCAAAGTTTGCAAGACAAAGGTTATGGCTGTGGAGAATATCTGTGCTTCCCTTGTCAATTATTTGTACTGCCTTTTTACTTTCTCTATGAGCTATGGTCAACGATACAAGTTGCAGAATAAATGACAGAATGagacattattttttattattttattattttatgttatcttatgttatttatttattattattattattattattattttagcttTGTGGGTTTGGTGGCCAATTTTGTATTAGTGGTCCTATCATAATTTTCTTCGAAGTAGAGCATCCATGTGCTGATTCTGACCCTCGACATGGAAAAATAAGGAACACGATAGGACTTAAAAACCCAATGAATATAGGTCTTTTTTATAATCCAAGTTGTTGGGTAGTCTTCACTGAAAAGTTCATGAAATTCACTCCTATTTGAATGATTAATCCATTTGGTTACATTTGCTGCACTGTGTTTGCCGAATTACATAAAAAGGATATAAATCTACCATTGTTTTATTATTCAGATTAATGCAACgcctatataaatataaaatacataaatgtaACGGTTAAGATTGATATTTTTATGGACCCGTTTGGTTGGGACTTGGGAAGAAGGAAAAGATGAAATTCCTCACGATCGTCCAGGTAATTCGTCTCGCATGATGGCCAATATTCTATGTAATAAGGGTCTTGTTTAAATATTGCTTTTAAAAATGTTAACAAACGAATATCAAtgttaattaccaaaaaacacaaaaaaaaaaaaaaaaaaaaagcgcacGAAGATCAATTTTCTTCCGTACCCAAACATTGGCCAAAGAATACATTATCcactttttatcttttctttgtcACCAACTGAAGAAGGCAGAATTAATCTTGAAATTCGGATCCAAATAACCAAAGCAagatcattaaaaataataaaattaacataaataaataaattgaagttggatatatcaaatcacttttttttttttcctgtattTTACAATTCCTTTCAAATTCAATTATTCAAACTCCACCATCATATAACAATTGATTCAAGTTCCAGTAGACAAATTTTCTTTGCATTTCTCGGCTAGTATTGATTCATTAATATTGTTCAGAGCATTagattaacttatttattagGCTTAAGAATTTATAAACTAATATGCACGAATCCGCACTAAGAGCCTTTTTGTAATTCCATatctctatttattttattttattttttatttttcaactttcatttttattgttttgcatccttttttaagttttttaattaGTACATGTAATTTCCATTcattatattggattttttaaataatagtgGGTATAAGATATGTAAAATTAATTCCTTCATGAGATCCTGATGCGATATTTTGTAAGTATATAGTTTGAACAAGTTGCAAGTATAGAGTTTGCACAAGTTATAAAGTGATGAGTAAGTATTATTCTCTCAAAAATTGATGTTcgaaattttgttaaatattaaaattattgattaattttttttatttaggcaccaaattcaattaaaactagtttaaattaaaactaatattaatattaaactaTAGTAATGGGACAAAAAATCAAGAGAAACAATATATCCAAGTAATGAAAATGgcaaaaattatgatttaaaattataggACTTCGACTTCCTCTCTACCCCTCCTAATTTGATTAAATGGGTTgacaaaaaatcaaattctatTCAATTTCTAACCTAAAGAGTTTCTAATTTAATCTAATCTATTTTTCTAAAGTGAAGTTAGAATTTATGCATCCTTAGTGAATATTAGAAATTCCTTAATCCTCATGCCTTAAGCCCTCTTTTTTGTGGCTATCCAATTCCCAATCAAACTTCCTAACATCAATTTGGACATAGATTGTGTAAATCTAGTGACCAATTTACCCAATTAAACTTTTCCAAGTATAAAATAGTAAGTCTACTTAACACCTAAGCAATTTCtcaaatgcaaaaatatgttaaataataattgcaatatataaacaagaaaattagatagagacaaaataataatcaatccatcaattaaatatcataAAGGTAAGGGTTCCATTAAATTCATAAATGATAAATCTAGTAATACATGCACAAAATATGAACCAAATCCAAACTAGAACATATGTTTATCATTAAATACAttataacaccccgtcccgaaccatgtcggaatttttgcacgttgacggaggttgaccgttgaccattgactttgactttgatcgttgaccgaaggggtcaaaagttgactttttgacccaattggaattctaggttgactaaggcactgttatgaagtacacgttggcacgagttcgtagactactagcacgttgaaaacggagctacggtttgaaagttatgagcaaaacaagttaaggtccaaactgtctaaggggtgccggagttgactttttatttatggggaaatgagctttgactcatgcatggttgtgaagtgctcatcgatacgagtccgtagactagcggcacgtctgatttggacatgtggtttgaaagttatggacctgtagagtttttcaaatactgtattattttaatattatttttaaacgcgtaacgatgtgccacgtgtgacttaataaatgtgaccatgtgtcaccatggtgaaatgccacatgtcaaccatgtttaatatcaaataattttattattgttgttttatgtaataatattatttttaatattgtttaattaattttaatttatttcttttatttctttttcttttctttttttcttttttttcttttccccacgtgggaaaacaccttctcttttcttttccttcccttcccttcttcttccccgagcccgtcaaaaaaaaccagcaggaattttccctctctctctctcctttgactctctccccctctctctttgaccgaccgCTTGGCCGGATTTCAATTGCCGGACGgtcacacgcgccggccaccggtgaagcccagctccccgcgacctcaacctccaattttcccggccagtcgccgtcggacgcacccagatcgggccCGTGAAGTCCGTGGCGGCGACTTgaaattttccggcgattctcaccgtttccgaccaacccagcccgacccatacctctatcccaccattttcgacccatctgagtccatttccggggttagattgctcaaaatccccaccgtttgagagatccctcaagtttaaatttggccgaaactttccggtcACCTCcgacggaattggggtcgatggagaccggtaatgcgatcctcgttccacgagcttcgattcggtatattattcgaccattttggttaacgtttgtgtttaaccccccgggtaccgggtattatttacccgaataaaatattaatttatttgactgtgtgtgaattgtgttctaggagcaccggtgagtcgtggaattgatcccatggtggatcatggtttaattgcatgctccaggtgagtgacccacctttaaaaatattttgggcaattaattatgtttaattggtgtttaattggtatttaaattatgctcatgtggtacaatttaattatgagtttattgtgatttaatttaattattatgcatgagcaaagtatatttcagtaataatcgtacgtggttttaagtattatttttcgggcataattgggttaaatattttatgaaaatatttgtttaaattggtggtttaattttataaattatgcccgcggtatttgaattgttgaaccttgtattacgagaaaattatggttttatttgttatcgatgttttcgtaccgatttgttaaataaaaatatgtgggatggtaagtgtgaaattttgatatatttcccatggtaattttggaaaacggtacagttggtttaataattattttagacgcattcatacagtattggtattctggtatatgtatatgtggttcagcgcgcaagtattattatttctcccgtgagttgccattggaccgtgggcaggcaagtcttatatagtgcacacagccgctcccctccttggccgggatgatggtttcagcagcggtactattgggacgccgaagtaccgtttgcaagtttctctctttaatctccccgccagtcggtgcttaggacgctgggtatcggagggcatcattggtatatggtgtggtgcgtcaagtacaaatttttcggatagaaatttcaaacctcaaagagtacaaaattatttattataatttattgcagtttatttatatttggggtatttatttatttatttgttgtttattatattatttggtcccttggttttcgggaagtacgaatatcgggttttgtgaaaatgttttaaaaggggaacatttccaacggagtgaatagtgagggttttgagagaaattgttaactcaattgtttatttatttatttatttaattgttcggtattgattaattaaatccccttatttggtatattattaatattaaaggtgtacagtagaaaaggtcactcactgagatgattagcatctcacgtttttaaatttcgttcccctaggtccaggttgagagacgttgatcgtccaggacgagcccgatgtctcagctcgttgccgaaagtccaagaagtatttcttccctttttcctcttcaccTTGTATTGTTTCTGTATCTGTCAttatattaattcatatttatttgtataatgctctgtatactgtattggacgtgtagttattatctatgcactgatttactgttattttgaagtgctgtaaatttgtggaatcaaattgtagtatcgtgggaggaataaggggatggatatagaagtgtgttttcagtacaggaaatttttggttagtcctacccttaggagaggtgctaccggattttccgtgggaaggttcggtggtattttcctgggatcagggcttgtctagggttccggggaaggaattctggacgggtcctggcATACATGGCCGCTAAATACACAataaatatgtgtgtgtatatatatatatatatctaaatacaatttagaaagtgaaaaatatagagaaaacTCAAAGGAGGAAGAATCCTATAGAGGAATCTCTTTTCAATCTTCTTCCAAGCCTAAGATTTCTCTTTCCAAATTGAGTGTGTTGCTCTTTAGTTCTTCATCAGGCTATCTATAATGGTGGCTTCTTTCCCTCTAATCTGTAACAAGCCCCCCTTCTTAATATGCATAGGCCACCTAAATAAAGCCTCTTAAAGTAATCTCCAAACCCtatcattttttgttaaatccaacatttaaatcaaaaagTAATGGGTCCTCAATGTGCTTATGACTCTCCAATGCCTATTTTAAATGAGATTACATAATTTATGCATGCAAATCTCTATACTAAAGGCACATACCTTATACTTGCTCTCATTAAAGTTCCATTTTAACCAACaccaatgaaaattaaaattaaaaatcaaggtATGTAGAGTCAACATTTTGAAAATCTTGAATATCGAATGCTATGTTTGACTTGGTTTAGGCATGGTGAGCCTTCTTCCTCTTCAAAGTGATCTTTAAAGCTTTAATAACCATGAAAATTACCTTTGATTTCATTTTAGAGCTCATCTATATAAGTAAACAAAAACATATCAAAATCACTATAAATACTTGAGTTTTTCACAAATAATCAAGCTATAAAAGACTAAACAAGTGAGCTTAAAACTCACTTATCGTATTAAAACTCACGAAAACATTAAGGAAAaaactcttattttattttttttcttattttttcactAAACCTTTTAAATGAGTATAGTTGAGCTAGATATTAAGATTGCCAACTTCAACTCATATGATTGAGAAGCAATCAAGTTCGGTTTAAACtcataaatttttaagtttctcATTGATTAAGATTGTCTTAGgtcattcataaaaaaaaaaaaaaaataatgattttagtTCAACTCAagtcattataaaataaaagcctACAAAATCTGaacatttaattacttaaatttgTTTCCAaaggtaaattataaataaatttcttttattattattttttattttttcataaaattaaatatgatataagttttctatatgtttaaattaatagcaaaatatttttatatatgtacaaaatacaaatttgatcTATTTATGTGCTACAAATTTAAGCTATTTATGTGCTACTCCCGAGTAATTCAAGATTGGTTTGTCTAATTATACAAACTTCATTTACTATTCAAACTTGGCACGTTTTTTGGTGagtttgttggggtgagaaggttatgaccaagagcaagctagcttgaagtgttagcaacaagcaagcttttggtgatgctcttgggaatggttgtgtgtgagttgtgtttttaggttttggttatggtgttttctggtttttagggttcctaaagtgttctaaggtgttgaagaagagataagaagaagaggaacacgttggcttttgaaaataaggctttgatgtttagccatttcattcattttactatataagcttgaaattacaactagttcacacatgccaagcatgtgagcttacaaaatgagtaaagtatttgaaatttaaaaaataaaatggtcaacacctaacttttcatacacaaaagagtcaaaaaccagctgcaacatgtctattccaaatatagtaaaaactagcacatggttttgaactaagttcctattgtttaactagtttgggtaaacaaccaaactagcttcacctacttagttcccctttgtatctgcttatgaaacttggtttgaagcatccttggtcatcaataaatattgttccaagagctaggaaagttctggaaccggatcatgggccaaacagctccaaaactggcccatactctgcatactgggcccatcagatacagcaatctgtttggaatataaaatggactttcccatgtcattttgacctgaaatttaaaccatagtcttctatatatgt
Protein-coding regions in this window:
- the LOC107417532 gene encoding putative disease resistance protein RGA3; translation: MLYFKNPETEWSSFFKMEFSKIPQEGNDILPTLKLSYDNLPADLKRCFAFCKLFPKGHQINVNLLINLWMALGFVKTLDSTKSLVEVGHEYFMDLLWRSFFQELKEDDEGSKTCKMHDLMHDLATQVGEAMYAVLETNKKSNFNKVTRHVSFDFHLDSSEKVPTTLLEANKIRTILWLRQSSRKIQGRRGQSVCDVIVSSFKSVRLLDLHSLGIKIVPNCIGKLKHLRYLDLSENEDIKMLPDSITMLYNLQTLKLSYCTKLQELPRDLNKLVNLVSLEIDMCTSLTHMPGGLGQLTNLQTLSRFVLKEGTSHTTIKSKHSCDHEVGELSDLMGLNNIRGKLSIINLGNGDQDSKAANLKDKQHLCSLCLCWYVNYYYAKLCDDLFDGHINLNYDLHLPSYLKDVEYEATLEGLQPHPNLKELCLQYYEGVEFPSWLPSHANLEYLFLKNSLKCQYLPPLNGLVSLKKLKLGNMLGLEYISNGPPEPSRTSVLLPALEMLEFTLLPNLKGWWRTTDINNGKDGVSMNDHFSLSLPRLCHSVIIKCPKLSFLPLSPNIKSLAVQNNTWKPFHLAVLTASTFSNLSLLSLSDIEDLQSLPEWFKCLTCIRSLGIMECNNLTSLSPGIQQLASSLENLRIQGCQQLDMFNDVGDPNFWEALTSLRALDLSFLPQLRTHLPQGVQHLTSLQKLTIDYCSNLISIDSEWMTNLKSLDALMIHACPNLTSLPQGIRHLTSLHTLEIVDCPILFKTCQTDIGEHWPKVAHVPNFILNLTTISDDDDDGSPNHLYFSRVQLERV